A part of Diceros bicornis minor isolate mBicDic1 chromosome 32, mDicBic1.mat.cur, whole genome shotgun sequence genomic DNA contains:
- the CMTM2 gene encoding CKLF-like MARVEL transmembrane domain-containing protein 2, with the protein MADKGKKPKADAAAAAAPAAPAPGAAPAAPAPGAAPPPPDKKEEEKPKEKKVEPKDEVGTRKGCRRYRWELKDSNREFWVMGHAEVKILSLGCLIGAMVMFTGTVVHPLLTLVITMEVSVLCFFFIIHTFAIQRYLPFILWPITDLLNDLFCCIFLGGTVFFALTTRKTMPMNYVIAVVLIGLAGLFAFIDICLQRKHFKGKKVKKNVLVPPAKEQAKEPEGEKPKEEAKPPETEADKAKKAEKPKEAEKPKEAEKPKDKGKGGKK; encoded by the exons ATGGCTGACAAAGGCAAAAAGCCCAAAGCGgatgcggcggcggcggcagcgccGGCGGCCCCAGCGCCGGGGGCAGCGCCGGCGGCCCCAGCACCGGGGGCGGCGCCCCCTCCTCCAgacaagaaagaggaggagaaaccgaaggaaaagaaggtggagcCCAAGGATGAAGTGGGCACGAGGAAAGGATGTCGCCGCTACAGGTGGGAACTCAAGGACAGCAATAGAGAGTTCTGGGTTATGGGGCACGCCGAGGTCAAGATCCTGAGCTTG GGCTGCCTAATAGGTGCAATGGTAATGTTCACGGGGACCGTCGTGCACCCCCTCCTGACACTCGTCATCACCATGGAGGTTTCCGTCTTGTGCTTCTTCTTCATTATCCACACCTTCGCCATCCAGAGATACTTGCCCTTCATCCTGTGGCCCATTACT GACCTTCTCAATGACCTGTTTTGCTGTATTTTCCTTGGGGGGACCGTGTTCTTTGCTTTGACCACTCGAAAAACCATGCCAATGAACTATGTAATTGCTGTG GTCCTTATTGGTCTGGCTGGACTTTTTGCTTTCATTGATATATGTCTTCAAAGAAAACACTTCAAAGGCAAGAAGGTCAAAAAGAATGTGCTGGTTCCTCCAGCAAAGGAGCAAGCAAAGGAACCAGAGGGTGAAAAGCCAAAGGAAGAGGCAAAACCACCGGAAACAGAAGCAGACAAGGCAAAGAAAGCGGAAAAGCCAAAGGAAGCGGAAAAGCCAAAGGAAGCGGAAAAGCCAAAGGATAAGGGGAAGGGAGGCAAGAAATGA